The Lasioglossum baleicum chromosome 7, iyLasBale1, whole genome shotgun sequence genomic sequence AACATAGAGTTCTCAATTGCACTTGTGTGATCTGAAACTTTTATCGGTGGGTATTGCACCGTTTCCGTGGAATTTGTTGATTCGCGAACTACACTTGTATAGGAGACCGGTCTCCACTGCAAGTAAGCTCCTTGAGTTTGATAATCGTTCATATGTCGGTAAGGTGGAGTTCGAACTTCAACAACCTGTAACCACAAGGATAAAATTAACGTTAATATAAAAAAGCGACTCAAGAAATATTAGCAACTGAATATTACCTCAAATACACCTGGAGTGTGTTCATCATCCAAACTTTTCTTAGGATCTATAAACAGAGGTATGTCTGGATTTCCTTCCCCCACCACTAGTAACTCGATGGCAAATCTGCTATTGGCAAATGTTTTGTTGACTTGCATATGGTCGAGTATAATGTCCACCTGAGTGGAATTCTCTGTGTGCAACATATGCGGTATCATCTCGGAATGGTCTAGAGAGCAGAATCCTCTTAACTGTAAAGGAAACgttgtatattaatttataatgcaaatataaaatagaaaacttATCCCCTTGACATATAATATAGAATGAAACTGATGACAGGAACTGTGAGTGAGGTTCATGGTATATTTGTCAAGGTGTTTATCGAAATACTTTACCGAGAGCTTCACTGTTCCTTGTCTACTAATATTTGTAAGAGTATCCTTGTAGTTGCTGCCTTCCAtgtccagggaaacaaattCGTTGTTCGAAATTACAGTCTTTCGATCCCATTGAAAAAACATGGGGTGCAGAATGTTCGTATTTACAGTGTTAGTGATGTTTATAATTGCTGTGTCatttatatcgttaaattctATAATCTGAAAGTTCAAATCACTTtgttaattttcaaaatgtaacaTATAACGAAGAATGGTCTTTGTTCGTATACTGAccttatttataactataccaAACGTATAAACAGGTTCTTCCGTGAACGTTACCGAATTCTTCTTCTTTGCGATGTAGTCTTCCCAACTTATATTAAGGAATGCCGAAGTCGATGTGAGAGCTAATAATATAGACGGATTGCCTCCGAAATCCCATAAATAATGCAATGTGTCGTTCAGGCCATCGGCTCTTAGATAAACTGTTGTCAAATTTGTGTCTTTACATAATGCGCCACAGTCAGGATTCACCCATGATCGTAACTAGTGCCAGGCAAAttcttttatataaaaaaattgtaaatatatagTTTACAACTGAATATGTATGTAGCGCATTGTCGCTATAGACTACACGGATTAATTTATATGAAAAGTGCTAAAtttctatattatatataatgtttaatttttatattattctcatACGATACGTGcaatttcaattatgtctataTTTTTTgcgttaaatataaattattttactttttttattttattgacgACATCGTTTCATTGTTATCGATCACTATATAATTTGTTTTGAATTTTTCGTACATTCTGACATTATCGTTCGATTAGTTCTCACTTCTCACGTTAATTAATAAATGGGTTATGGGATCTCGTGTTCCTTATTAAGCAACGGATTGCTCCCAATTACCATTGAATTGTTATTTGCCGACCATAATCCCCGATATTATCATAACATTTAAGCAGACTCTGGACATAAGATAGAACAATCGGACGATGAATCATTTATGTACGACCTTTGTTATTAATTCGGCAGGACATTGATCCAAATacgtatgaataataaaagtATCGTTACGTTGTCAATTACAACGTGGTGTCACTTACAGTTCTTTCTGTGCAATATCCGAAATTTACCGACGTtacaaacaataaaaatgaCAGAACAACATTATACATTCTGTCTGACATGTATAAACAGAGACCAAATCATTCACCAATAACACCACCGCAAACTTGTGACGCTACTGATCGCTACTGAGACCGAGACACCGAGACGCGCTCGTATCAAAATGGTTTTTCAATATGGCGACTGTGGCGACGCCTACCAAGAATTCGCCAATGGAGAACTACCAGCTATTATCAGCGAATTTTTGCGGATTCTTTCGCGTCAGCTTCTCTACACTCGTGCATAATCAACAATAAAACTAATACTAATATTATTGAACCTTACACATTTTCAAGTTCTTGGAGAGCAAAGTCCCACAGACGTGACAGTTTGGTAAAAAAAATTAGGTTCACTTATAATTCTCCACATTATTTCATGTAATCGTAGAATTCAAAGCCCAaaacataatttaataataatttgtattaACTACTTAGCCGCCGTTTCCTGATGAAAAGTGATCCAAAATGTTTTTgatgataaaaaaaatttaacgcTGTCGGATGAAATTTTGGTATGCATTAAAACAAATAGATAATATTGTTACGAGATTCCATTCGCACCATTCGTTCGTGTTTCTCAATTCTCGAGTGGGGGCCGAACCACATTCATTTACTTCAATTTTCTCAGTTAACCATTGTCCATGAGGAAACGACGCTATACTAAGTGGCTATACACATACTTAAATTTTCAGGTCAGTACCATGTCAGTACTGCACACATCTTATGAACTCTCATGATCCGCAGAATGTATATTCTCAATATTCTCATATCTTATCTGTGATAAAATCGTATCTCCCCGTAAACTAACTTCCCGTGCTGCAGTCTTACGTAGTTCGCTAGCTGACTATTCTAGTTATGTAGATGGCGCGAGAAAACCACTAAATTTTTAGCAACgtcggtatttcagatcacgtGACGGAAAATCGAATTAAACTATCCGAAAATCTAGAAGTTTTTGAAAGCATTGATTCAACGATAAATGGAAGATCATAACTGAATATCAATAATGGAAAATCACAATTTAAATCGCTCGCGATATACGCGCCTCTGTTCGGTCGGTAATGTCGCTAAAATTAGGAAACATActtatcgatattttttttctgtaataaataattgaatttaTTGATTACATCCGAAGTTATTGTCCTTTCGTTAATTAAGTAAGCTATCAAATTTACATACTTACGCTTATACTCACCAGATGGTAACAGGTGTCCTCGAGTCTCGTCGCTAGTCCGGTTTCGACGAAATGTTAAATTATTAATCTTAATGATGTATTTCGCGCCGAGGGAAGGAAACTCGTACCCCATTGGCCATCAAATTTCGCCAACGGTGGTGGAGTTACCAATCCTCGACACAGTATTGTTGACTTTACTCCTGACGATTCACCAATTTAGTAATGGAAAATCACCGCTGGTAGACAGGTGAAAAATGGTATACATAGAATACAAAATAAAACGTACAGTATTAAACAAAATATCGCAAAACATTGTCAACTTGACCCCTACTTATCGAACATTATCTAACTTTAATCGCATGTTattcacaattttttttattcgaaattaaTTGCAGATTCTTACAACTTGcaggaaaatataataaaacacaggctcaatgaaataaatattctctgcagttcaatattaaaatattaaacccATTAACATGATTTACAAATTCTACCTTGCATAAAATTCTGCAGTTTATATAATTACAgtgattattaaaaaatcaatgTAAAATTGTTGTCTTTGATTGTCCAAACGGATTCGGactccaataaaaaaatttaacgcAATTATCTTGTGcactaaaat encodes the following:
- the LOC143210573 gene encoding glycosylated lysosomal membrane protein, with the protein product MSDRMYNVVLSFLLFVTSVNFGYCTERTLRSWVNPDCGALCKDTNLTTVYLRADGLNDTLHYLWDFGGNPSILLALTSTSAFLNISWEDYIAKKKNSVTFTEEPVYTFGIVINKIIEFNDINDTAIINITNTVNTNILHPMFFQWDRKTVISNNEFVSLDMEGSNYKDTLTNISRQGTVKLSLRGFCSLDHSEMIPHMLHTENSTQVDIILDHMQVNKTFANSRFAIELLVVGEGNPDIPLFIDPKKSLDDEHTPGVFEVVEVRTPPYRHMNDYQTQGAYLQWRPVSYTSVVRESTNSTETVQYPPIKVSDHTSAIENSMLYCYYGDKVNDLLTQRIIVSLGTKGDGFYRRTSYSTWTFLIGYGTPPNEKFSYLVIMIISIGLGLPFVILIATGIYLCVRKLHKRSSESYISQ